One Triticum dicoccoides isolate Atlit2015 ecotype Zavitan chromosome 5B, WEW_v2.0, whole genome shotgun sequence genomic window carries:
- the LOC119311887 gene encoding uncharacterized protein LOC119311887, whose translation MGAKVEVEGYNLGHCAMGDLDASANGWRFPYEEETSNGFVTPEAFGYSECDKEMFRRTMLAHEAVFRQQVYELHRVYRVQRDLMKQHQSREMHACSTLEDASQRDSPSQIPLHGANMIGTAAVNNEKSQSSKFPREGSAQSSPNGFPSSDATLPTKQGRFDLELRADHYFEDDHASDSKPIDFLGVSSDTKHPNDADASLARAEGLGRFAHNSATSFPPSTGNLVGHNVADLNKPILGPYMARTNGTVSGGPSYTLENSWQQSPWRSSTTNSSFNKEYSKDKRINEATSSNFFDASSRIKQEEKPLIDKGKRASSTGFLAPRCSGMDPQKMFSAADRGSASSNKFIYQCPNSSSGWFSGSSLEAYAINNLPGHDHLRYPSSTLVAPITSLHIDQPSAASRFGSCIVDPRSYNISADVQSFPSFNGSSTVNSYACFSAANQSIGTTSCNLKKINNSDGSYSGKLDSLSASQPRHQATISSDLEQNNRPMFGHPTQHSHEDPDFASGKGRKNFNLNEALSDGQEDIVVEQEGGCVGGLQHIKVEGSVSGISWLSKKASCADSTGLEEPRKVSEHSYGTAALININEDITRAALALCNLPDSASTSVGCGTKDRACGNIPARTQESAVACLPLSSQKPMPRDGQAAEGVTNKSGAAVWNFIDLNEDAPNEDNSESSVVSSDCHVTSLQNKHAKPKFLIDLEVPACEDDDAATAAAESILALSMDVPATAETPDDTLQWFAELAISSIDDHAGQGEVQGCANNSSDDDPDSFESLTLKLEDIKTGGLCSRPPAPAITTCDEQTVSPVNLLMKPKRGQQRKRRQKRDFQKDILPSISSLCRPEIIEDIQLLEGLVQTTGGSWESSLTRRRRTRGNKKPKKRVLDAVEEEVQVGVEEEEVQVSPPAKPDDADIEGESNIGMIGWGRTTRRCRRTRCPSGITVAAAS comes from the exons ATGGGTGCAAAGGTGGAGGTCGAGGGCTACAATCTTGGGCATTGCGCCATGGGCGATCTCGACGCAAGCGCGAATGGCTGGAGGTTCCCATACGAGGAGGAGACGTCAAATGGCTTCGTGACGCCGGAGGCGTTCGGTTATTCGGAATGTGATAAAGAGATGTTCAGGCGAACAATGCTGGCGCATGAAGCTGTGTTTAGACAGCAG GTGTACGAATTGCATCGGGTTTACAGAGTACAGAGAGACCTGATGAAGCAGCATCAGAGCAGAGAAATGCATGCGTGCTCAACGCTGGAAGATGCATCGCAGAGAGATTCACCATCACAAATTCCGCTGCATGGTGCAAACATGATTGGTACTGCTGCTGTGAACAATGAGAAAAGCCAGTCGTCCAAGTTCCCCAGGGAGGGCAGTGCCCAGTCCTCGCCAAATGGATTTCCCTCAAGTGATGCTACTTTGCCCACCAAACAAGGCAGGTTTGACCTTGAGCTCCGAGCTGATCATTATTTTGAAGATGACCATGCATCGGACAGCAAGCCTATAGATTTCCTTGGTGTATCATCGGATACAAAACATCCGAATGATGCTGATGCATCATTAGCTAGGGCGGAAGGCTTGGGGAGGTTCGCTCATAATAGTGCAACCTCCTTTCCGCCGAGTACAGGTAATCTTGTAGGCCACAATGTTGCCGACCTGAATAAGCCAATTCTGGGCCCATATATGGCCAGAACAAATGGGACAGTATCGGGAGGTCCTTCATATACCCTGGAGAACTCTTGGCAGCAGTCTCCATGGAGATCAAGCACAACTAACTCCAGTTTCAATAAAGAATATTCCAAGGACAAGCGTATTAACGAAGCCACAAGCTCTAATTTCTTTGATGCAAGTTCCAGGATAAAACAGGAGGAGAAACCACTGATCGATAAAG GTAAACGTGCCAGCAGCACAGGTTTTCTTGCACCCAGATGCAGTGGCATGGATCCACAAAAAATGTTCAGTGCTGCTGACAGGGGATCTGCAAGCAGTAACAAGTTTATTTACCAATGCCCGAATAGTTCATCCGGATGGTTTTCAGGAAGTTCTTTGGAAGCCTATGCTATCAATAATCTTCCTGGACATGACCATCTACGCTATCCAAGTAGTACACTTGTTGCTCCAATCACTTCTCTGCACATAGACCAACCTTCTGCTGCCTCTCGGTTCGGTTCTTGCATAGTAGACCCAAGGAGCTATAACATCAGTGCTGATGTCCAGTCATTTCCGAGTTTCAATGGATCTTCAACTGTCAATTCATATGCGTGCTTCAGTGCTGCGAACCAAAGCATTGGAACCACATCATGTAATCTGAAAAAAATCAATAACTCAGATGGCAGCTATTCTGGCAAACTTGATTCATTGTCTGCATCACAACCACGGCATCAGGCAACAATTTCAAGTGACTTGGAGCAAAACAACAGGCCGATGTTTGGACACCCAACACAACACAGCCATGAAGATCCTGATTTTGCAAGTGGTAAGGGCAGAAAGAACTTTAATTTGAATGAAGCATTGTCTGATGGTCAAGAAGATATTGTTGTAGAGCAAGAAGGGGGATGTGTAGGTGGATTACAGCATATCAAAGTTGAGGGATCAGTATCTGGGATTTCTTGGCTCAGTAAGAAAGCTTCATGTGCTGATTCCACGGGTTTGGAGGAGCCAAGGAAGGTGTCTGAACATTCTTATGGGACCGCAGCGCTGATTAACATTAATGAAGATATAACGCGAGCAGCTCTGGCTCTATGCAATTTGCCAGATTCTGCTTCGACGTCTGTAGGTTGTGGAACTAAGGATAGGGCTTGTGGCAACATTCCCGCTAGAACTCAAGAGAGTGCTGTTGCATGTTTACCTCTTTCATCCCAGAAACCCATGCCTAGAGATGGGCAAGCTGCTGAAGGTGTCACCAATAAGAGTGGTGCTGCCGTCTGGAATTTTATTGATCTGAATGAAGATGCACCAAATGAAGATAACTCAGAGTCATCTGTAGTGTCAAGTGATTGCCATGTGACATCCTTACAGAACAAACATGCAAAGCCTAAGTTTCTGATTGATTTGGAAGTGCCAGCTTGCGAAGATGATGATGCTGCTACAGCTGCAGCAGAGAGCATTCTTGCGTTGTCGATGGATGTGCCAGCCACTGCAGAGACACCTGATGATACGTTGCAGTGGTTTGCAGAGCTCGCTATATCAAGCATCGACGACCATGCCGGGCAAGGGGAGGTCCAAGGCTGTGCCAATAATTCCAGTGATGATGATCCAGATTCATTCGAATCGTTGACACTGAAGCTTGAAGACATCAAGACTGGTGGGTTGTGCAGCAGGCCACCGGCGCCCGCGATAACAACATGTGATGAGCAGACCGTCTCACCGGTGAACCTCCTGATGAAGCCGAAGAGAGGCCAGCAAAGGAAGCGTCGGCAGAAGCGGGACTTCCAGAAAGACATCCTGCCTAGCATCTCGTCGCTCTGCCGGCCTGAGATCATCGAAGACATCCAGCTGCTGGAGGGGCTGGTTCAGACGACGGGCGGATCCTGGGAGTCGAGCTTAACTAGGCGAAGGCGTACGAGGGGTAACAAGAAGCCCAAGAAAAGGGTGCTGGACGCCGTAGAAGAAGAGGTCCAGGTCGGCGTAGAAGAAGAAGAGGTCCAGGTGAGCCCGCCCGCGAAACCTGACGACGCGGACATAGAAGGTGAAAGCAACATTGGCATGATCGGGTGGGGAAGAACGACGAGGCGGTGTCGCAGGACGAGATGCCCTTCGGGTatcaccgtcgccgccgcatcCTGA